The stretch of DNA CAGAGAGTTCAAAATAAGCAAGACTAAGAGCCTTCGTCAACAGCTATTCTATGTGGATAGCTGTGTTCAAAATAAGCAAGACTAAGAGACCCTGCCTGCAACACTAGACCGGGGTGTCTAGCGTGTTCAAAATAAGCAAGACTAAGAGATGAGAAGAGTGTGGACTGGGACCCCACCCGACCCAGTTCAAAATAAGCAAGACTAAGAGCCAACGACAAGCCGCTCAAAAAGCTGATAATAAAATTCCAGTTCAAAATAAGCAAGACTAAGAGTCGTGTTACAGTGTTAGAGTGGAAGTGATCGAGTTCAAAATAAGCAAGACTAAGAGCTATCTTCAAGTCCCTGTCTTCGTAGTCGAGGTGGTTCAAAATAAGCAAGACTAAGAGCGATCCACGCATTCGTCCGGAACCACCCAGAGTACAGGTTCAAAATAAGCAAGACTAAGAGATTATATCACTTTTATTTTGGCGTAAGAGGTAAGCCAGTTCAAAATAAGCAAGACTAAGAGGGATGTAATATTGTTAGGCTACTCGCCTCGCTGACGGGTTCAAAATAAGCAAGACTAAGAGTATCGCGTCCGCGTCTGAAGCGAAATAGAGTACTCCGTTCAAAATAAGCAAGACTAAGAGGTGTATTGGCTGATGGTACTGTGATTTGTGATAAGGGTTCAAAATAAGCAAGACTAAGAGAGCACGTAATACCAGTCAAAGAGGTGTGGTGCTAGTTCAAAATAAGCAAGACTAAGAGTCCATCTACTAGCGTTTCCGTGCTAACATCCCAGTTCAAAATAAGCAAGACTAAGAGCGTACTTCGAGCGTAGCTCCATGTTCTCCTGTTCAAAATAAGCAAGACTAAGAGGCCTCGTCATGTCGCTGGCGGTGTACTAGCTAGTTCAAAATAAGCAAGACTAAGAGCGCAGAGATTCAACATCAAGGCCGCCCTCGTCTCCGTCAGGTTCAAAATAAGCAAGACTAAGAGTGGTATGGGATCCTGGAGGTGGTGGAAGCGTGATTGTGTTCAAAATAAGCAAGACTAAGAGTAAGGCCTAGTCCACGAAGAGACTCCAGCATCTCTAGGTTCAAAATAAGCAAGACTAAGAGGGCAGCGGGATTACTCGGCCTTCATCACTAACGTCTAGTTCAAAATAAGCAAGACTAAGAGCTGGGCCCTGACGCTTCTCTATATAATAATTACAAGTTCAAAATAAGCAAGACTAAGAGGCTACGCAAGCGGTGTCTTCAATCAAACCGTGTCCTCCCGTTCAAAATAAGCAAGACTAAGAGAGATATACTAATACTAAATCTTTTTTCCTCATCGTTCAAAATAAGCAAGACTAAGAGTAATATGGTGTTTTATTATGCGTTCGTATGCTGTTCAAAATAAGCAAGACTAAGAGCAAATCCACTACCTCGAATCCCTCATCGCTGTGTTCAAAATAAGCAAGACTAAGAGCTAGATAGTTCTTCATCGGCAGCTCGTTTATCAACGTTCAAAATAAGCAAGACTAAGAGGCCACGTAATCGACACAAAGCCATTCTTCATGCTGTTCAAAATAAGCAAGACTAAGAGACGAGGCGCGGGCCCAGGTACGTGATACTATCGTTCAAAATAAGCAAGGCAAGAGTGGGGAACGAGCATGTTTACGGGTTCTAGCCCTTAGTACCTGATAAAGGTAAATAAGCTCCGGAGAGAGTGAAGAGGTAAGGGGGCGAGCGGGTCAGCGTGCCAACCGCACATCACGGATCAGCTCGTTCGGGGTTCGTTATCCCCGCCCCCGGTATCTAGTGTTAGATAAAAATTGAGTAAGAGCAATGAGTGATTGGAGTTACCATTTGACTTTTCTTGGGAAAGTATGGATATTGGGAGGTTGTAGAGACGATTATAATTGAAGTTAGAGGTAGTGATGAGACATTGGGGCCTCTCTATAGGTCGGTGTTTGAGGACGTTGGCGGGTTCCTGGTTTCGCTGAAGCTCAAGCTGTATTTCAAGGGCAACGTTATACTGCCCCCCTATACTTCTAGGGTGACGAAGTACATCATTTATTCTAGCGATTGCTTCGGCAAGCTGAGGGAGCTATACGAGTCTCGCTCGAAGTTTAGGCCAGTCACCTTGTCAACGCTCCACACGCTCTCCGGCAAGCCCCTGTACAAGCGCGGTAGCGAGGAGCAACTGATCTCTGTCCGCGAGGGTATGACGTTGACGGCGTCTATAACGTACTTCACCCGGGAGGGGAGCCCGCTGGACTACTCGCTCTACGACTGCAGTGGCACGGTGCGGGAGCCCTTCAATAACATCGAGTTCTCGATCTGGGAGATCGAGGTGCTGCGCCTAGAAAGCCTATCGCTCGGGCTCGACAAGGGGGATATTATACGGCTCGACTTTAAGACGCCGCTCGTGATGAGCACGAAGGTAATGACCCCTCCATCCCTGAAGAGCCTACCGTTGATAAAGAACACGCCCAACGAGTACAGGCTCCTCCCCACACCCGGCTACGTAGCGGCCTCAGCGATGAGGGTCTGGCTCGGGGTAGTCAACGGCGTGGATCCCGACGAGTACCATGCGCCTTACGGGATAGGCCGTCTAGCAGACATCTTCACGCCCGAGATAGACTATAGGATAAGGCCGGTTACAATAGTCTACGGCAAGGATAAGTCCGGCAGGCTGAGGAAGGTCAGGGGAGTGGTCGGCCACGTATCCTACCTACTACGGTCGAGGAAGATAGCCGTGACCCTGGACAGGCTCTTCGCCCTCGCCGCTAGAATGGGCCTAGGGAAGAATAGGAGCATAGGCTTTGGAGAGTTATCCATAACAACCTACAGGCCCTAACCCCTCCCCCGGCGCCTCGTGGCAACGCCTTCGGGTCAACGACCCGAGGGTTATAACTAAAAATTAATGCCCTTAAATACGTCGTATATCGCTCCACGGCCTTGGAGCGTGACCCCGTCTTGACTACGACCAGCGGGCCAGGGACCGCCTCACTACCCCCGCCCACATATGGCGGAGGGACCCTGGAGAGACTGGAGGATCAGCCTAAGAGGATCATGAAGATAATACTCGCCGGGACGATAGCGACAGCCGCCGCCTCACTCTACGGCTATATAGCCACCAGAGACAGGAACCTGCTCCTGGCATTGCTCGTAGTACTCGCGACGCTTCCAGTGGATGTAGCCTTGATATACGGGCTCGCAGTATCCTACTACAGGCGGCTGAAGAAATTCATATACGAGGTACTCGGGCTCCTGGAGCCAGAGGCCTACGGGGTCCTGTATAAGGGAGGATACATCCTGGTCTCCACCAGGCTCAGAAGCGGGGAAACCCTCCTACTAGCCATACCAAAGGCCAGCTACATGTACCTGGA from Candidatus Thermodiscus eudorianus encodes:
- the cas6 gene encoding CRISPR system precrRNA processing endoribonuclease RAMP protein Cas6, with the translated sequence MGPLYRSVFEDVGGFLVSLKLKLYFKGNVILPPYTSRVTKYIIYSSDCFGKLRELYESRSKFRPVTLSTLHTLSGKPLYKRGSEEQLISVREGMTLTASITYFTREGSPLDYSLYDCSGTVREPFNNIEFSIWEIEVLRLESLSLGLDKGDIIRLDFKTPLVMSTKVMTPPSLKSLPLIKNTPNEYRLLPTPGYVAASAMRVWLGVVNGVDPDEYHAPYGIGRLADIFTPEIDYRIRPVTIVYGKDKSGRLRKVRGVVGHVSYLLRSRKIAVTLDRLFALAARMGLGKNRSIGFGELSITTYRP